The region AGCCTGGAACGCAGTTGACCATGAGAACATTCCACATCGGTGGTACCGCCTCCAAGGAAATCGAGCAGAGCAGGTATGAGGCTCTGAACAAGGGTCGGATCGTTCTCTCTCGTGTGCGGACGGTTACCAATAACCGTGGGGAGCGCATGGTTCTCGGCAAGAGCGGCCAGCTGCGCATTGTCGATGATCAGGGCGTCGAACGTGAAAAATACGCGTTGCCTTCCGGCGCGAAGCTGTATTTTGAGAACGGTGCCGAAGTCAAAAAAGGCGATCGTCTGGCTGAATGGGATCCCTTCAACGAGCCTTTCGTCACGGATGTCGAGGGTGTTGTCCATTTCACGGACATCATCGAAGGCCGCACCGCTCAGGAGCGTATAGACGAAGCCACGGGCAAGTCGACTCTGACGGTTATTGAATTCAGGTCGTCGAGCTTCCGTCCAGGCATCTCCATTTGCGATGAGAATGGCGTCTGCAAGACCAAGCCGGACACGGGAACTCAGACTTCCTATGCACTGCCGGTTGGCGCCATCGTCATGGTCAACGACGGTGATGTGGTCCAGCCGGGCGACATCATCGCACGTAAGCCGCGTGAAACCATGAAGACCAAGGACATCGTCGGTGGTTTGCCCCGCGTTGCCGAACTCTTCGAGGTGCGCAAGCCCAAGGATCAGGCGATTCTGTCCGAAATCGACGGTATCGTCAGCTTCGGCCCCGACTCCAAAGGCAAGCGTAAGCTTATTGTCGAGCCGGAAGTGGGAGACGCCCGCGTCTACCTCATTCCCAAAGGCAAGCATATCAGTGTTGGTGAAGGTGACTTCGTTGAGAGCGGAGAGCTGCTGACAGAGGGCACCCCGGATCTTCACGACCTGCTCAAGGTCAAGGGTGAAAAATACCTGGCCTTTTACCTGGTCGAAGGAGTGCAGGACGTGTACCGTTTCCAGGGTGTTTACATCAATGACAAGCACATTGAGATCATCGTCCGCCAGATGCTCAAGAAATTGCTGGTCATCGATCCGGGCGAGACAGGTCTGCTCATGGGCGAACAGGTCGATAAGGCCAAGTTTGCCAACATCAACGCCAAGTGCGTAGGCACCGGGATGCTGCCGGCGACTGCCGAGCCGCTGGTGCTCGGAATCACGCAGGCATCCTTGTCCACGGAATCGTTCATCTCCGCGGCGTCCTTCCAGGAGACGACAAAGGTGCTGACCGAAGCCGCGTTGATTGGTAAAAAGGATTACCTCTACGGCCTCAAGGAAAATGTCATTGTCGGCAGATTGGTCAACGCCGGAACCGGGTTCAGATCTTATATCGAAAATGGAATTGTGGTTCCGGATCAGCCGGAAAGCCCAGACAAGTTCCTGGAAGATTTGGAGAAAGATCCGTTTTTCATGGGACAATAACTTTTTATTGTCTCGGCAGTTGAGTTGACAGGGGGAGGGAGTTCAATTATGAACCCCCTTCTCAAAATGTTTATTAATGGAGTTTGAAATGCCCACTATTAATCAGTTGGTCCGTAAAGCACGGGTCCTCCAGGTGAAAGGCAAAAAGAGAGCCGCGCTGCAGGAATGCCCGCAGCGCCGGGGAGTTTGCGTGCGCGTCTACACCACGACGCCCAAGAAGCCGAACTCCGCTCTTCGGAAAGTGGCCAGAGTGCGTCTGACCAATGGAATTGAAGTGACATCCTACATTCCCGGTGAAGGGCACAATCTGCAGGAGCACTCAGTGGTCATGATCCGCGGCGGCCGCGTAAAGGATCTGCCCGGTGTCCGCTATACCATTATCAGAGGTACGTTGGATGCGGCCGGTGTTCAGGATCGCCGGAAGAGCCGCTCCAAGTACGGAGCCAAACGTCCTAAATAGGTACAAGGAGATTGACGTATGCCTCGCAAGGGAGCCACGCCAAAGCGTGAAGTGCTGCCGGATCCGAAGTACGGAAGCCGGGTGGTCACAAAATTTGTGAACCAGATGATGTATGACGGCAAGAAAAGCGTTGCCGAAACGATATTCTATGATGCCATTGAAGAACTTGGAAAGCGCACCGACAGCGAGCCGCTGAGGGCTTTCGAGCAGCTCATTGAAAAGGTGAAGCCGCAGATGGAAGTCAAATCCCGTCGAGTCGGTGGCGCCACCTATCAGGTTCCCATGGAAGTCCGCCCGGCACGACAGGAAGCATTGGCTATCCGTTGGCTGGTAAACTATGCCCGTACTCGCGGAGAGAAAGGCATGGTTTTGCGTTTGGCGGCTGAATTTCTGGATGCTTATAACGATCGCGGTGGTGCCATCAAGAAGCGTGAAGACACCCATCGAATGGCAGAAGCCAACAAAGCTTTTGCTCATTACCGCTGGTAAAAGAGGTTCTTTCCGTGTCTAAACGTGTTCCCATAAAAGATCAGCGCAATATCGGTATCATGGCCCACATCGATGCGGGCAAGACCACGACTACCGAACGTATATTATATTACACCGGTGTTTCTCACAAACTTGGAGAAGTTCATGATGGCCAGGCGACCATGGACTGGATGGAGCAGGAGCAGGAGCGTGGCATCACGATCACCTCTGCTGCGACAACCTGTCATTGGCGTAATTGCCGCATCAACATCATCGATACTCCCGGCCACGTGGATTTCACCGTTGAAGTAGAGCGTTCGCTGCGCGTGCTTGATGGCGCTGTTGCTGTTTTTTGCGCTGTTGGTGGAGTCGAGCCGCAGTCCGAGACTGTATGGCGGCAGGCGGACAGATACCGGGTTCCCCGGATCGCCTTTGTAAACAAGATGGACCGCTCGGGAGCAGATTTCTACCGGGTTGTCGACATGATCAAGGATCGTCTCAAGGCGAAGCCTGTTCCGCTGCACCTGCCCATCGGCGCAGAGGAGAACTTTTTGGGGCAGATCGACCTCGTTCGCAAGGTCGCTCTCTATTATGACGCTGATTCCAAGGGCGAAACAATTGTCGAGCGCGAGATCCCGGCTGAAATGATGGATCTGGCTGATGAATGGCGCATGAATCTTGTCGAGGCTATCGCCGAGGAAGATGAGACCCTGCTTGAAAAGTATTTGGGCGGAGAAGAGCTCCTGCCTGAAGAAATCATGGCGGGAATTCGTTCCGCCACCATAGGCATGAAAATTTGCCCGGTGATTTGCGGTTCAGCGTTCAAGAACAAGGGCGTACAGGCACTGCTTGATTGCGTTGTGGATTATCTGCCTTCTCCGGTAGAGGTCCCGGCCATGGTTGGTGTTGATCCTGACACCAAGGAAGAGGTTCTTTGTGAGTGTTCCGATGATCTGCCGCTCAGCGCCTTGGCGTTCAAGCTCATGGCCGATCCCTTCTTTGGGCACCTGACCTTCCTGAGAGTATATTCCGGCGTGCTTGTTACCGGTTCGACGGTTCTGAATGCCGCCTCAGGCAAAAAGGAACGTGTTGGCCGTTTGCTGAAGATGCATGCGAACAAACGCGAAGACATCAAGGAAGCCTATGCGGGCGACATCGTTGCCGCAGTCGGCCTGAAACAGACCAGCACTGGTGAAACTCTGTGCGATCTCAAGCGGGCAATCCTGCTTGAATCAATGGATTTTCCCGAGCCTGTTATCGAAGTCGCGATCGAACCCAAGACCAAGACCGACAGGGATGCCCTTGGGCAGGCCCTGCAGAAGCTGGTCAAGGAAGATCCCTCCTTCCGTGTCAAGACGAATGAAGAAACCGGACAGACGCTTATTGCCGGAATGGGTGAATTGCACCTTGAGATCATTGTTGACCGCCTCACCCGTGAGTTCAAGGTCGACGCCAACGTTGGCAAGCCTCAGGTTGCCTATCGTGAAACCATTTCCAAGCCGGCGGAAAAAGATCTCAAATACGCCAAGCAGTCTGGCGGTCGTGGTCAGTATGCGCATATCGTCATCAAGGTCACGCCTCAGGAGCCGGGTGGCGGTTATGAATTCGTGAACGGCATCGTGGGCGGTGTAATTCCCAAGGAATACATCCCCGCTGTTGACAAGGGCATCCGCGATGCTCTGCTCAACGGTGTTCTTGCCGGTTTTCCCATGGTCGATCTCAAGGTCGAATTGGTTCACGGCTCGTATCATGAAGTTGATTCTTCCGAGCAGGCTTTCTACATTGCCGGTTCCATGGCTGTGAAAGAAGCGTGTCATAAAGCGGCCGCAGTGCTACTTGAGCCGATTATGTTTGTGGAAGTACTGACTCCGGACGACTATATGGGCGATGTCATGGGCGACCTCAATGGCCGTCGTGGTCGGATCGTCAGTCTTGAAATGCGACACGGGATGCAGATCATCCGCGCAAACGTGCCGCTTAGTAGCATGTTTGGTTATGCAACGGATCTGCGTTCAAAAACTCAAGGTCGTGCGACATACACTATGTTGTTTGATCATTATGATCGCGTCCCTGCAAGTCTTGCTGAAGAATTGACCAAGAAATGAGAATGGAGATGAAGAATGGCCAAGCAAAAATTTGAAAGAAAGAAGCCGCACGTCAATATTGGTACGATTGGTCATATCGACCATGGCAAGACCACGTTGACCGCCGCGATCACCAAGATCGCGAGCCTCAAGGGCGGTGGATCCTATGTAGCGTTCGATGAGATCGACAAGGCTCCTGAAGAAAAGGAACGCGGTATCACCATTGCCACCGCGCACGTCGAGTACGAGACCTCCAAGCGTCACTACGCTCACGTGGATTGCCCCGGTCACGCCGACTACATCAAGAACATGATCACCGGCGCGGCCCAGATGGACGGCGCGATTATCGTTGTCGCCGCCACCGACGGTCCCATGCCCCAGACTCGTGAGCACATCCTGCTCGCTCGTCAGGTCGGCGTTCCCTATGTCGTGGTTTTCCTGAACAAGGTTGACCTGGTTGACGACGAAGAGCTGATCGAACTGGTCGACATGGAAGTTCGTGAACTCCTGTCCAAGTACGAGTTCCCCGGCGATGACGTTCCTGTCATCCGCGGTTCCGCACTGAAGGCTCTTGAGAGCGACAGCGCCGACACCGATGAGGCCAAGTGCATCCTCGAGCTGCTCGACGCCTGCGACGCATACATTCCCGATCCGATCCGTGAGACCGAGAAGCCCTTCCTGATGCCCATCGAAGACGTGTTCTCCATTTCCGGTCGCGGCACAGTCGTCACCGGTCGTGTTGAGCGCGGCATCGTCCGCGTTGGCGAGGAAGTCGAGATCGTCGGCATCACCGACACCCGCAAGACGACTTGCACCGGTGTTGAAATGTTCCGCAAGCTTCTTGACGAAGGCCAGGCCGGCGACAACATCGGCGCCCTGCTTCGCGGTATCAAGCGTGACGACGTCGAGCGTGGCCAGGTTCTGGCCAAGCCGGGCAGCATCACCCCGCACACGAAG is a window of Desulfomicrobium macestii DNA encoding:
- the tuf gene encoding elongation factor Tu, giving the protein MAKQKFERKKPHVNIGTIGHIDHGKTTLTAAITKIASLKGGGSYVAFDEIDKAPEEKERGITIATAHVEYETSKRHYAHVDCPGHADYIKNMITGAAQMDGAIIVVAATDGPMPQTREHILLARQVGVPYVVVFLNKVDLVDDEELIELVDMEVRELLSKYEFPGDDVPVIRGSALKALESDSADTDEAKCILELLDACDAYIPDPIRETEKPFLMPIEDVFSISGRGTVVTGRVERGIVRVGEEVEIVGITDTRKTTCTGVEMFRKLLDEGQAGDNIGALLRGIKRDDVERGQVLAKPGSITPHTKFSAEVYVLSKEEGGRHTPFFSGYRPQFYFRTTDITGVVTLDEGVEMIMPGDNTTFHVHLINPIAMEKGLRFAIREGGRTVGAGVVSEIVE
- the rpsG gene encoding 30S ribosomal protein S7, with the protein product MPRKGATPKREVLPDPKYGSRVVTKFVNQMMYDGKKSVAETIFYDAIEELGKRTDSEPLRAFEQLIEKVKPQMEVKSRRVGGATYQVPMEVRPARQEALAIRWLVNYARTRGEKGMVLRLAAEFLDAYNDRGGAIKKREDTHRMAEANKAFAHYRW
- the rpsL gene encoding 30S ribosomal protein S12, giving the protein MPTINQLVRKARVLQVKGKKRAALQECPQRRGVCVRVYTTTPKKPNSALRKVARVRLTNGIEVTSYIPGEGHNLQEHSVVMIRGGRVKDLPGVRYTIIRGTLDAAGVQDRRKSRSKYGAKRPK
- the fusA gene encoding elongation factor G, whose amino-acid sequence is MSKRVPIKDQRNIGIMAHIDAGKTTTTERILYYTGVSHKLGEVHDGQATMDWMEQEQERGITITSAATTCHWRNCRINIIDTPGHVDFTVEVERSLRVLDGAVAVFCAVGGVEPQSETVWRQADRYRVPRIAFVNKMDRSGADFYRVVDMIKDRLKAKPVPLHLPIGAEENFLGQIDLVRKVALYYDADSKGETIVEREIPAEMMDLADEWRMNLVEAIAEEDETLLEKYLGGEELLPEEIMAGIRSATIGMKICPVICGSAFKNKGVQALLDCVVDYLPSPVEVPAMVGVDPDTKEEVLCECSDDLPLSALAFKLMADPFFGHLTFLRVYSGVLVTGSTVLNAASGKKERVGRLLKMHANKREDIKEAYAGDIVAAVGLKQTSTGETLCDLKRAILLESMDFPEPVIEVAIEPKTKTDRDALGQALQKLVKEDPSFRVKTNEETGQTLIAGMGELHLEIIVDRLTREFKVDANVGKPQVAYRETISKPAEKDLKYAKQSGGRGQYAHIVIKVTPQEPGGGYEFVNGIVGGVIPKEYIPAVDKGIRDALLNGVLAGFPMVDLKVELVHGSYHEVDSSEQAFYIAGSMAVKEACHKAAAVLLEPIMFVEVLTPDDYMGDVMGDLNGRRGRIVSLEMRHGMQIIRANVPLSSMFGYATDLRSKTQGRATYTMLFDHYDRVPASLAEELTKK